A window from Nevskia ramosa DSM 11499 encodes these proteins:
- a CDS encoding YbdD/YjiX family protein, translating into MRRPRPEAPDSSLIARLHAAWKKAAETANLAVGVPDYATYVRHRETTHPGEPVMSYAEFFRERQDARYGSAANPRCC; encoded by the coding sequence ATGCGCCGGCCGCGGCCTGAAGCGCCCGATTCCAGCCTGATCGCGCGGCTGCATGCCGCGTGGAAGAAGGCGGCCGAGACCGCCAATCTGGCGGTCGGCGTGCCGGACTACGCCACTTATGTCCGGCACCGCGAAACCACGCATCCGGGCGAACCGGTGATGAGCTACGCCGAGTTCTTTCGCGAGCGGCAGGATGCGCGTTATGGGAGTGCGGCGAATCCGCGTTGTTGCTGA
- a CDS encoding carbon starvation CstA family protein, whose protein sequence is MNSLASRVGWTALSIFGAACLAVVALRRGETINAMWLIAASGSVFVLSYRFYSRYLANVALKIDPKRATPAVLRNDGLDYVPTDRTVLFGHHFAAIAGAGPLVGPVLAAQMGYLPGTLWILVGVVFAGAVQDFVILFLSTRRDARGLGDMIRTELGPVAGGVAMGGILMITIMLIAVLALIVVKALAESPWGLFTVAATIPIALFMGVYARYLRPGKVGEVSLIGVALLIASVLLGGQVAADPAWAAAFTHDGKTLAWMLIGYGFAASVLPVWLLLAPRDYLSTFLKIGTIAVLAVAILISMPELKMPAVTRFIDGSGPVWAGPMFPFLFITIACGAVSGFHAMVSSGTTPKMLACESHARPIGYGSMLMEAAVAVMALTAACILEPGIYFAMNAPAAVLGTSAESAATAIANWGFVVTPDLLTQTAKDIGETTILSRAGGAPTLAVGMAQILHHLVPGVASMAFWYHYAILFEALFILTTIDAGTRIGRFMVQDFIGSVYAPMKNTRSWLANGVATTICVAGWGWFLYQGVTDPLGGINSLWPLFGIANQMLAGIALIFATVVLIKMKRERYVWIVAVPMVWLLICTLTAGWLKVFSANPRIGFLAHADKFGTALAKSELLAPAKSIGQMQQIVLNDRIDAGLALLFMSVVVIVFVLAVRTAIASWRSRVPTAIEAPYVSIDDAPAAA, encoded by the coding sequence ATGAACTCCCTTGCAAGCCGCGTTGGCTGGACGGCGCTGTCGATCTTCGGCGCGGCCTGTCTGGCGGTGGTCGCCTTGCGGCGCGGCGAAACGATCAATGCGATGTGGCTGATCGCGGCCAGCGGTTCGGTGTTCGTGCTCAGCTACCGCTTCTACAGCCGCTATCTTGCGAATGTGGCGTTGAAGATCGATCCGAAGCGCGCTACGCCAGCGGTGCTGCGCAACGATGGCCTGGACTACGTGCCGACCGATCGCACCGTATTGTTCGGCCACCATTTCGCCGCCATTGCCGGCGCCGGCCCGCTGGTCGGCCCGGTGCTCGCTGCGCAGATGGGCTACCTGCCCGGCACCCTGTGGATCCTGGTCGGCGTGGTGTTCGCCGGAGCGGTGCAGGATTTCGTCATCCTGTTCCTGTCGACGCGCCGTGATGCCCGCGGCCTCGGCGACATGATCCGCACCGAGCTCGGGCCGGTGGCGGGTGGCGTGGCGATGGGCGGCATCCTGATGATCACCATCATGCTGATCGCCGTCCTCGCGCTGATCGTGGTCAAGGCCTTGGCCGAAAGCCCCTGGGGCCTGTTCACGGTCGCCGCGACGATTCCGATCGCGTTGTTCATGGGCGTCTATGCCCGTTATCTGCGCCCCGGCAAGGTCGGCGAGGTTTCGCTGATCGGCGTGGCGCTGCTGATCGCATCGGTGCTGCTTGGCGGTCAGGTGGCGGCCGATCCGGCCTGGGCGGCGGCGTTCACCCATGACGGCAAGACCCTGGCCTGGATGCTGATCGGCTATGGCTTCGCGGCCTCGGTGCTGCCGGTCTGGCTGTTGCTGGCGCCGCGCGATTACCTGTCGACGTTTCTGAAGATCGGCACCATCGCCGTGCTGGCGGTGGCGATCCTGATCTCGATGCCCGAACTGAAGATGCCGGCGGTCACCCGCTTCATCGACGGCAGCGGGCCGGTCTGGGCCGGGCCGATGTTCCCGTTCCTGTTCATCACCATCGCCTGCGGTGCGGTCAGCGGTTTCCACGCCATGGTGTCCAGCGGCACCACGCCCAAGATGCTTGCCTGCGAGAGCCACGCCAGACCGATCGGCTACGGCAGCATGCTGATGGAAGCGGCCGTCGCGGTCATGGCGCTGACCGCCGCCTGCATCCTCGAACCCGGCATCTACTTCGCTATGAACGCGCCAGCCGCGGTGCTGGGCACCTCGGCGGAATCCGCCGCGACGGCGATCGCAAACTGGGGCTTCGTGGTCACCCCGGATCTGCTGACGCAGACGGCGAAGGACATCGGCGAAACCACCATCCTGTCCCGCGCCGGTGGCGCGCCAACGCTGGCCGTCGGCATGGCCCAGATCCTTCATCACCTGGTGCCGGGCGTGGCCTCGATGGCCTTCTGGTACCACTACGCGATCCTGTTCGAAGCGCTGTTCATCTTGACCACCATCGACGCCGGCACCCGCATTGGTCGCTTCATGGTTCAGGACTTCATCGGCAGCGTGTACGCGCCGATGAAGAACACCCGCAGCTGGCTGGCCAACGGTGTGGCGACTACCATCTGTGTCGCCGGCTGGGGCTGGTTCCTGTATCAGGGCGTCACCGATCCGCTCGGCGGCATCAATTCGCTGTGGCCGCTGTTCGGCATCGCCAACCAGATGCTCGCCGGCATCGCGCTGATCTTCGCCACTGTGGTGCTGATCAAGATGAAGCGCGAGCGCTATGTCTGGATCGTCGCCGTGCCGATGGTCTGGCTGCTGATCTGCACGCTGACCGCCGGCTGGCTGAAAGTGTTCTCGGCCAATCCGCGCATCGGCTTCCTCGCCCATGCCGACAAGTTCGGCACCGCGCTGGCCAAGAGCGAACTGCTGGCACCGGCCAAGTCGATCGGCCAGATGCAGCAGATCGTCCTCAACGATCGCATCGACGCCGGCTTGGCGCTGCTGTTCATGTCCGTGGTGGTGATCGTCTTCGTGCTTGCCGTACGCACCGCCATCGCCAGCTGGCGTAGCCGCGTGCCGACGGCCATCGAAGCGCCCTACGTGTCGATCGACGATGCGCCGGCCGCGGCCTGA
- a CDS encoding PaaI family thioesterase: MSRPLQPVLDAAEVERIISDGLPMSSFAQMAVTEVKPGSATIRIPFRDWMIRPGGTIAGPVLMLAADSAMYAVILAHIGDQVMAVTSSLTINFLSRPRPVDVVAEGRILKLGRRLAVVEVLIKSDGDDTLVAHVTGSYALPS; this comes from the coding sequence ATGAGCCGTCCGCTGCAACCGGTGCTCGACGCCGCCGAAGTCGAACGCATCATCTCCGACGGCCTGCCGATGTCCTCGTTCGCGCAGATGGCGGTCACCGAGGTGAAGCCGGGGTCGGCGACGATCCGGATTCCGTTCCGGGACTGGATGATCCGCCCGGGCGGCACCATTGCCGGGCCGGTGCTGATGCTGGCGGCGGACTCCGCGATGTACGCGGTGATCCTGGCCCACATCGGCGATCAGGTGATGGCGGTCACCTCAAGTCTTACCATCAACTTCCTGAGCCGGCCGCGGCCGGTCGATGTGGTCGCCGAAGGCCGCATCCTGAAACTCGGCCGGCGTCTCGCCGTGGTCGAGGTGCTGATCAAGAGCGATGGCGACGACACCCTGGTCGCCCATGTCACCGGCAGCTACGCGCTGCCGTCCTGA
- a CDS encoding glutathione S-transferase family protein — protein MITLYGYTGSGNCYKPALAMRQLGIAYEWREVDILKGESRTPAFLAKNANGRIPLLEPEPGRYLAESNAMLCWLAEGTPLLPENRWARAKVLEWLFFEQYSHEPYIATVRYWVAIEKSAEANQARIAERMPRGYAALGVMETQLAKTPYLAGENYTVADIALYAYTHVADEGGFDLAGYPAVRAWLDRITATPGFVTMAASAA, from the coding sequence ATGATCACCCTGTACGGCTATACCGGTTCCGGCAACTGTTACAAGCCGGCGCTGGCGATGCGCCAGCTCGGCATCGCCTATGAGTGGCGGGAAGTCGACATCCTGAAGGGCGAATCGCGCACGCCGGCCTTCCTGGCCAAGAATGCCAATGGCCGGATTCCCTTGCTGGAACCGGAGCCCGGCCGCTACCTGGCCGAATCGAACGCCATGCTGTGCTGGCTTGCCGAAGGCACGCCGCTGCTGCCGGAAAACCGCTGGGCCCGGGCCAAGGTGCTGGAGTGGTTGTTCTTCGAGCAATACAGCCATGAGCCGTACATCGCCACGGTGCGCTACTGGGTGGCGATCGAGAAATCGGCCGAGGCGAATCAGGCGCGGATCGCGGAACGCATGCCGCGGGGCTATGCGGCACTCGGCGTGATGGAAACCCAGCTGGCGAAGACCCCGTATCTGGCCGGGGAGAACTACACGGTCGCCGACATCGCGCTGTACGCCTACACCCATGTCGCCGACGAAGGCGGTTTCGATCTCGCTGGCTATCCCGCTGTGCGAGCCTGGCTGGACAGGATCACGGCAACGCCCGGCTTCGTGACCATGGCCGCTTCGGCCGCCTGA
- the def gene encoding peptide deformylase → MAILPILIHPDPRLRKKTLPVTVFDDKLQKLIDDLFETMYDAPGVGLAANQCGVQLRLSVMDCSEGKTEPMVLINPEILLTDERQEMEEGCLSVPDIRDTIQRFNRLRVRALDRHGKPFEMDCEGLAAQCVQHEIDHLDGKLYVDYLSSLKRERIKKKLTKLKEAHAG, encoded by the coding sequence ATGGCGATTCTGCCCATCCTCATTCATCCCGATCCGCGTCTTCGCAAGAAGACCCTGCCGGTGACGGTGTTCGACGACAAGCTTCAGAAGCTGATCGACGACCTGTTCGAAACGATGTACGACGCGCCCGGTGTCGGCCTCGCCGCCAACCAGTGCGGCGTGCAGCTGCGGCTGTCGGTGATGGATTGTTCCGAGGGCAAGACCGAGCCTATGGTCCTGATCAACCCGGAAATCCTGCTGACTGACGAGCGGCAGGAAATGGAAGAGGGCTGCCTGTCGGTGCCCGATATCCGCGACACCATCCAGCGTTTCAACCGCCTGCGGGTGCGGGCGCTGGACCGTCACGGCAAGCCGTTCGAGATGGATTGCGAAGGCCTGGCCGCGCAATGCGTGCAGCACGAGATCGACCATCTCGATGGCAAGCTGTACGTCGATTATCTGTCGAGCCTGAAGCGCGAGCGCATCAAGAAGAAGCTGACCAAGCTCAAGGAAGCGCACGCCGGCTGA
- a CDS encoding LysM peptidoglycan-binding domain-containing protein — protein MQKYNASRFPLPRRSIARLGVASLLLTMLAAGCASAPSSSPPATVVPVAVAVPVARRPAAAVVEPLANANSARSYAGDLSLREDAPLRYTVRKGDTLWDIAQHFLRDPWQWPELWYTNSQVRNPHQIYPGDVLTLVRVNGQTRLAFDGVVDRLSPRIREENLDAALPAIPIEAIRNFLRGPRLVTLEETQHAPYVVAFADERLAVGANNDVYVKNLPAQVAYNYAVVRVGEAYRDPDTRKLIGYEAIPTGEAELREPGQPALMRITKSSREVLIADRLLPIEAESFDANFYPHPPTTDINGRIISVYDGLSQISQYQIVALNRGTEHGLDPGTVLDIYQPARSVPDPYGKKPVVLPELRAGVLMMFKVTPLLSYGLVMNATRPLHVLDKVRKPAPTAP, from the coding sequence ATGCAGAAGTATAACGCCTCGCGATTTCCACTCCCGCGACGCTCGATCGCGCGCCTCGGGGTCGCCAGCCTGTTGCTGACGATGCTGGCCGCCGGCTGCGCCAGCGCACCGAGCAGCAGCCCGCCTGCCACCGTGGTGCCGGTCGCCGTCGCAGTGCCGGTGGCAAGACGTCCCGCAGCTGCCGTCGTCGAACCGCTGGCCAACGCCAACAGTGCCCGCAGCTACGCCGGCGATCTGTCGCTGCGCGAAGACGCGCCGCTGCGCTACACGGTGAGGAAGGGCGACACCCTGTGGGACATCGCCCAGCATTTCCTGCGTGATCCCTGGCAGTGGCCGGAGCTCTGGTACACCAACTCGCAGGTGCGCAATCCGCACCAGATCTATCCCGGCGATGTGCTGACCCTGGTGCGGGTGAACGGCCAGACGCGGCTCGCTTTCGACGGCGTCGTCGATCGCCTGTCGCCGCGCATTCGCGAGGAAAACCTCGACGCAGCACTGCCGGCGATTCCTATCGAAGCGATCCGCAACTTCCTGCGCGGCCCGCGTCTGGTCACGCTCGAAGAAACGCAGCACGCGCCCTATGTCGTCGCCTTTGCCGACGAGCGCCTGGCAGTGGGTGCCAACAACGACGTCTATGTGAAGAACCTGCCGGCCCAGGTCGCCTACAACTACGCCGTGGTTCGGGTGGGTGAGGCTTATCGCGATCCGGACACCCGCAAGCTGATCGGCTACGAAGCGATTCCCACCGGTGAAGCCGAACTGCGCGAGCCTGGCCAGCCGGCGCTGATGCGGATCACCAAGTCGAGCCGCGAAGTGCTGATCGCCGACCGCCTGCTGCCGATCGAAGCGGAAAGCTTCGACGCCAACTTCTACCCGCATCCACCGACCACCGACATCAACGGCCGGATCATTTCGGTGTACGACGGCTTGTCGCAGATTTCGCAGTACCAGATCGTGGCGCTGAACCGCGGCACCGAGCACGGCCTCGATCCGGGCACCGTGCTGGACATCTACCAGCCCGCGCGCAGCGTGCCGGACCCTTACGGCAAGAAGCCGGTGGTATTGCCCGAACTGCGCGCCGGTGTGCTGATGATGTTCAAGGTCACGCCGCTGCTCAGCTACGGCCTGGTGATGAATGCGACCCGCCCGCTGCACGTGCTCGACAAGGTCCGCAAACCGGCGCCGACCGCGCCGTGA
- the dprA gene encoding DNA-processing protein DprA, whose product MPAPESAVAASGPTAALLALLRTPGLGANRLRRLLQRHGSAEAVLAAKATAWAEAGCSEGQIAGLANPDHAGAEIDLRWLAASPRHHFIDGDHPAWPARLAEIAAAPFALFALGDIALLGEPQLAIVGARAASTQGRNDAQAFAEGLARAGLVITSGLALGIDAAAHRGALDAGGTTIAVCGNGLDRVYPARNRELALAIADRGLLVSEFPPGTVPRPEHFPRRNRIISGLSLGVLVIEAQLESGSLITARLAAEQGREVFALPGSIHNPMARGCHALIRNGATLTESVADILVELAAQLKPMLGAATASAEPTADVPVDSLEQRVLAAIGDQPVAIDQLASSLALGIAELGAALLSLELKALIEARPGDCFSRLHR is encoded by the coding sequence ATGCCGGCGCCCGAATCGGCTGTCGCGGCCAGCGGTCCAACGGCTGCGCTGCTGGCGCTGCTGCGCACACCGGGACTCGGCGCCAACCGCCTGCGCCGCCTGCTGCAGCGCCATGGCTCGGCGGAAGCCGTGCTCGCCGCCAAGGCCACTGCCTGGGCTGAAGCCGGTTGCAGCGAAGGGCAGATTGCAGGCCTCGCCAATCCCGATCACGCCGGTGCCGAAATCGATCTGCGCTGGCTGGCCGCTTCGCCACGCCATCACTTCATCGACGGCGATCACCCTGCCTGGCCAGCGCGCCTTGCGGAGATCGCCGCGGCGCCGTTCGCCCTGTTCGCGCTGGGCGATATCGCCTTGCTCGGTGAGCCGCAGCTGGCCATCGTCGGTGCCCGCGCCGCATCGACCCAAGGCCGAAACGATGCCCAGGCTTTCGCCGAAGGCCTGGCGCGCGCCGGCCTGGTGATCACCTCGGGATTGGCGCTGGGCATAGACGCGGCCGCCCATCGCGGCGCGCTCGATGCCGGCGGCACCACCATCGCGGTCTGCGGCAATGGTCTGGATCGCGTCTATCCGGCCCGCAATCGCGAACTGGCGCTGGCGATCGCCGATCGCGGCCTGCTGGTTTCGGAGTTTCCACCCGGCACCGTGCCGAGGCCAGAACATTTCCCGCGCCGCAACCGGATCATCAGCGGCCTGAGTCTCGGCGTGCTGGTAATCGAAGCACAATTGGAATCCGGTTCGCTGATCACCGCGCGGCTCGCCGCCGAGCAGGGCCGCGAAGTGTTCGCGCTGCCCGGCTCGATCCACAACCCGATGGCGCGCGGCTGCCATGCACTGATCCGCAACGGCGCGACCCTGACCGAATCGGTGGCCGACATCCTCGTCGAACTCGCGGCACAGCTGAAGCCGATGCTGGGTGCAGCAACCGCCAGCGCGGAACCGACGGCGGATGTGCCGGTCGATAGCCTTGAACAGCGCGTTCTGGCGGCGATCGGCGATCAGCCGGTGGCCATCGATCAGCTGGCGTCCTCCCTGGCACTGGGCATCGCCGAACTCGGTGCCGCGCTGCTGTCTCTGGAACTGAAGGCGCTGATCGAGGCCCGACCGGGGGACTGTTTTTCCCGCCTGCATCGCTAG
- a CDS encoding DUF494 family protein: MKETLLDVLMYLFENYQDGEFSDSDNQETLRVELSAAGFPDEEVAHAFAWLDGLANQRNAPTLRGRTDTLRLYAPQEQERLSAECRGFLLYLEQLGILNGESRELVIERLLAFEDEIDLERVKWVCLLVLINQPGSEEAAVHLEDMVYYHGEFLH, encoded by the coding sequence ATGAAAGAGACCCTGCTCGATGTACTGATGTACCTCTTCGAGAACTACCAGGATGGCGAGTTCTCCGACTCCGACAACCAGGAAACTTTGCGGGTAGAGCTGTCCGCCGCCGGTTTCCCCGATGAAGAAGTGGCGCACGCTTTCGCCTGGCTCGATGGCCTGGCGAACCAGCGCAATGCGCCAACCCTGAGAGGCCGAACCGATACCTTGCGGCTGTATGCGCCGCAGGAGCAGGAACGGCTGTCCGCCGAATGTCGTGGCTTTCTCCTTTATCTGGAGCAGCTCGGCATCCTCAACGGCGAAAGCCGCGAACTGGTCATCGAACGCCTGCTGGCTTTCGAGGACGAGATCGATCTCGAGCGGGTCAAATGGGTCTGCCTGCTGGTGCTGATCAACCAGCCCGGCTCCGAGGAAGCGGCCGTGCACCTCGAAGACATGGTCTATTACCACGGTGAGTTCCTGCACTGA
- a CDS encoding DNA topoisomerase I, translating to MSKNLVIVESPAKAKTIKKYLGKDYEVLASYGHVRDLVPKDGAVDVTRGFEMKYQLIDKNAKHVNAIIAELKRSDNLFLATDPDREGEAISWHLLEHLKEKGLIKDKPVKRVVFYEITPREVARAIDEGRDVAQDLVNAQQARRALDYLVGFNLSPLLWRKVGPGLSAGRVQSPALRLICEREEEIRAFKPQEYWTLDARAEKDGTAFNARLLEFDGIKVEQFSLGNEGSAEAARAAIEAAAKGLLKVAKVDKKQRRRTPGPPFTTSTLQQDGNRKLGFTAQRTMRTAQQLYEGVEIGGETVGLITYMRTDAVNLAQDALAELREAIIKRYGAKSALPEPRYFKVKSKNAQEAHEAIRPTSFLRAPEAVAKYLTPDQAKLYDLIWKRTVACQMAPAVFDTVAAELRAGAEHAFKANGQVLIEPGFLAAYGIAVDDENEAKEDDEKRLPPLEVGDVVKLLELLPEQHFTQPPPRFTEASLVKTLEEYDIGRPSTYASIISTLQARDYVRLDGKAFMPTDVGLIVCRFLTEHFTRYVDYEFTAKLEDDLDAVSRGEQAWVPLLAKFWGIFKPMVDEKMELSRSEVSETRSIGIDPASGKPVSARLGRYGPYVQIGARVEEGDTTSEKPRYASLRGNQRIDTITLEEAMELFKLPRKLGTMPNGDEVEVNIGRFGPYARHGKAFVSLKKDDDPYTIELPRVIELIEQKAAALDAATIRSFEGTGIRIIKGRFGPYITDGTRKSPIPRTRDAEKLSVFECEAYLAEAEAAKPAKKGAKKKAAAKKAAPADGAVAAPKKAAVKKAASKKSAAKKTTKKATRAPSLTKRTVYAKKG from the coding sequence ATGAGCAAGAATCTGGTCATCGTCGAATCGCCCGCCAAGGCCAAGACGATCAAGAAATATCTGGGCAAGGACTACGAAGTACTCGCTTCGTACGGCCACGTGCGCGACCTGGTGCCCAAGGATGGCGCCGTCGACGTGACGCGCGGCTTCGAGATGAAGTACCAGCTGATCGACAAGAACGCGAAGCACGTCAACGCGATCATTGCCGAACTCAAGCGCTCCGATAACCTCTTTCTCGCCACCGATCCTGATCGCGAAGGCGAAGCGATTTCCTGGCACCTGCTCGAGCATCTGAAAGAGAAGGGGCTGATCAAGGACAAGCCGGTCAAGCGTGTGGTTTTCTACGAGATCACGCCGCGCGAAGTTGCCCGTGCGATCGACGAAGGCCGCGATGTTGCCCAGGATCTGGTCAACGCCCAGCAGGCGCGCCGCGCGCTCGATTACCTGGTCGGCTTCAATCTGTCGCCGCTGCTCTGGCGCAAGGTCGGCCCGGGTCTGTCGGCCGGCCGCGTGCAGAGCCCGGCGCTGCGCCTGATCTGCGAACGCGAGGAAGAGATCCGCGCATTCAAGCCGCAGGAGTACTGGACGCTCGACGCTCGCGCCGAGAAGGACGGCACCGCCTTCAACGCCCGCTTGCTGGAATTCGATGGCATCAAGGTCGAGCAGTTCTCGCTCGGCAACGAAGGCTCGGCCGAAGCCGCGCGCGCAGCGATCGAGGCGGCCGCGAAAGGTCTACTGAAAGTCGCCAAGGTCGACAAGAAACAGCGTCGCCGCACGCCTGGGCCGCCGTTCACCACGTCCACCCTGCAGCAGGACGGCAACCGCAAGCTCGGCTTCACCGCCCAGCGCACGATGCGCACGGCGCAGCAGTTGTACGAAGGTGTCGAGATCGGTGGCGAGACCGTCGGCCTGATCACGTACATGCGCACCGACGCCGTGAACCTGGCGCAGGACGCGCTGGCCGAGCTGCGCGAAGCGATCATCAAGCGCTACGGCGCCAAGTCGGCGCTGCCCGAGCCGCGTTATTTCAAGGTCAAGTCGAAGAACGCGCAGGAAGCCCATGAAGCGATCCGCCCGACTTCGTTCCTGCGCGCGCCGGAAGCGGTTGCCAAGTATCTGACCCCGGACCAGGCCAAGCTTTATGACCTGATCTGGAAGCGCACCGTCGCCTGCCAGATGGCCCCGGCCGTCTTCGATACCGTCGCCGCGGAACTGCGCGCCGGCGCCGAGCACGCGTTCAAGGCCAACGGTCAGGTGCTGATCGAACCGGGCTTCCTCGCCGCTTACGGCATTGCCGTCGACGACGAGAACGAAGCCAAGGAAGACGACGAGAAGCGCCTGCCGCCGCTGGAAGTCGGCGATGTCGTCAAGCTGCTGGAACTGCTGCCCGAGCAGCATTTCACCCAGCCGCCGCCGCGCTTCACGGAAGCCTCGCTGGTCAAGACGCTCGAGGAATACGACATCGGGCGCCCGTCGACCTATGCCTCGATCATCTCGACCCTGCAGGCGCGCGACTACGTGCGCCTGGACGGCAAGGCCTTCATGCCGACCGACGTCGGCCTGATCGTCTGCCGCTTCCTGACCGAGCACTTCACCCGCTACGTCGATTACGAATTCACCGCCAAGCTCGAAGACGATCTCGACGCGGTGTCGCGCGGCGAACAAGCCTGGGTGCCCTTGCTGGCGAAGTTCTGGGGCATCTTCAAGCCGATGGTCGACGAGAAGATGGAACTGTCGCGCTCGGAAGTTTCCGAGACGCGCAGCATCGGCATCGACCCGGCCAGCGGCAAGCCGGTCAGCGCCCGCCTCGGCCGCTACGGGCCGTACGTGCAGATCGGCGCGCGCGTCGAGGAAGGCGACACCACGTCCGAAAAGCCGCGCTACGCATCGCTGCGCGGCAACCAGCGCATCGACACGATCACGCTCGAAGAAGCGATGGAGCTGTTCAAGCTGCCGCGCAAGCTCGGCACGATGCCGAACGGCGACGAGGTGGAGGTCAACATCGGCCGCTTCGGGCCGTACGCGCGCCACGGCAAGGCCTTCGTCAGCCTCAAGAAGGACGATGACCCGTACACCATCGAACTGCCGAGAGTCATCGAGCTGATCGAGCAGAAAGCCGCCGCGCTCGACGCCGCGACGATCCGCAGTTTCGAAGGCACCGGCATCCGCATCATCAAGGGCCGCTTCGGGCCGTACATCACCGACGGCACCCGCAAGTCGCCGATCCCGCGCACCCGGGACGCCGAGAAGCTCAGCGTCTTCGAATGCGAGGCCTATCTGGCGGAAGCCGAAGCCGCGAAACCAGCGAAGAAGGGCGCCAAGAAGAAGGCGGCTGCCAAGAAAGCCGCGCCGGCCGATGGTGCTGTCGCCGCGCCGAAGAAAGCGGCCGTGAAGAAGGCCGCCAGCAAGAAGTCCGCTGCGAAGAAGACCACCAAGAAAGCGACGCGGGCGCCGTCGCTGACCAAACGGACTGTCTACGCGAAGAAGGGTTGA
- a CDS encoding L-threonylcarbamoyladenylate synthase, protein MLNTRKIAIAAALLKQGGVIVYPTEAVWGVGCDPQNHKAVMRLLAMKNREWQKGLILIASDIEQVEPYIDMPSRMAWRRATATWPGASTWVFPATDYCPMWISGERSTVAVRVTAHPLAARLCDEFGGAIVSTSANRAGDPPARSASDARIALRNRFDLLVPGALGGLDQPTIIRDSANGNILRR, encoded by the coding sequence ATGCTGAATACTCGCAAGATCGCGATCGCCGCCGCGCTGCTGAAGCAGGGCGGCGTCATCGTCTACCCGACCGAAGCGGTCTGGGGTGTCGGCTGTGATCCGCAGAACCACAAGGCGGTGATGCGCCTGCTGGCGATGAAAAACCGCGAGTGGCAGAAGGGCCTGATCCTGATCGCCTCTGACATCGAGCAGGTGGAGCCGTACATCGACATGCCCTCGCGCATGGCCTGGCGACGGGCGACGGCCACCTGGCCCGGCGCATCGACCTGGGTGTTCCCGGCCACCGACTACTGCCCGATGTGGATCAGCGGCGAGCGCAGCACCGTGGCCGTGAGAGTCACCGCGCATCCGCTGGCGGCGCGGCTCTGCGACGAGTTCGGCGGCGCCATCGTCTCTACCAGCGCCAACCGCGCCGGCGATCCGCCAGCCCGCAGCGCCAGCGATGCCCGCATCGCGCTGCGCAACCGTTTCGATCTGCTGGTGCCGGGCGCGCTCGGTGGGCTCGATCAGCCGACGATCATCCGTGACTCGGCGAACGGCAACATCCTGCGCCGTTGA
- the hemF gene encoding oxygen-dependent coproporphyrinogen oxidase produces the protein MNTNEAPRPADVEAYLRGLQNRICAEVERIDGRARFLHDAWQRDEGGGGETRVLSEGAVFERAGVNFSDIYGTRLPPAATAARPELVGRGFRAMGVSLVFHPLNPYAPTVHMNVRFLIAEKAGEAPVWWFGGGFDLTPYYGFIDDAKHWHETARSACEPFGPDVHTRLKAQCDDYFFIKHRNEARGIGGLFYDDWSVGGFEASFALMQSVGDHFIKAYMPIVERRHPMLYTQRERDWQLYRRGRYVEFNLVWDRGTSFGLQSKGRIESILMSMPPLVTWQYNHQPEPGSPEATFLSDYLPARDWLNL, from the coding sequence ATGAATACCAACGAAGCCCCGCGTCCCGCCGACGTCGAAGCCTATCTCCGTGGCCTGCAGAACCGCATCTGTGCGGAGGTCGAGCGCATCGACGGGCGCGCCAGATTCCTGCACGACGCCTGGCAGCGTGACGAAGGCGGCGGTGGCGAAACCCGGGTGTTGAGCGAAGGCGCGGTGTTCGAGCGTGCCGGCGTCAACTTCTCCGATATCTACGGCACCAGACTGCCGCCGGCGGCGACGGCGGCGAGACCGGAACTGGTCGGCCGCGGTTTCCGGGCGATGGGCGTGTCGCTGGTCTTCCATCCGCTGAACCCCTACGCGCCGACGGTGCACATGAACGTGCGCTTCTTGATCGCGGAAAAAGCCGGTGAAGCGCCGGTCTGGTGGTTCGGCGGCGGCTTCGATCTGACGCCGTACTACGGCTTCATCGACGACGCCAAGCACTGGCACGAGACCGCGCGCAGCGCCTGCGAGCCATTCGGTCCCGACGTGCACACCCGGCTCAAGGCCCAGTGCGACGACTACTTCTTCATCAAGCACCGCAACGAGGCACGCGGCATCGGCGGCCTGTTCTATGACGACTGGAGCGTTGGCGGCTTCGAGGCCAGCTTCGCGCTGATGCAGAGCGTCGGCGATCATTTCATCAAGGCCTACATGCCGATCGTCGAGCGCCGCCATCCGATGCTGTACACCCAGCGCGAACGCGACTGGCAGCTGTATCGGCGCGGCCGTTATGTCGAGTTCAATCTGGTCTGGGATCGCGGCACGTCGTTTGGTCTGCAGAGCAAGGGCCGCATCGAATCAATCCTGATGTCGATGCCGCCGCTGGTCACCTGGCAGTACAACCATCAGCCGGAACCGGGCAGCCCGGAAGCGACGTTCCTCAGCGACTATCTGCCGGCGCGCGATTGGCTGAACCTATGA